Genomic DNA from Jejubacter calystegiae:
GTGAGATCTGGTGTTCGGCGAATAGCTGGGTCATCTGGCGGCTCAGGGAGAAATCTTCGTTATAGACCAGCAGCGGCCAGGCTTCGAGCTCTTCCAGGGCCACACCGCTGCGTGACAGCCAGGGCTCGCTGCGCGGCGCCAGTACGCACATGGGATGGCTGGAGAACGCCAGGGTTTCCAGATTTTCATCCGGATTTGAGGTCAGGGCGGTCATGGCCAGGTCGAGCTCACTGTTCATAACGGCCTGTTGTACCTTCAGACCGCCAAATTCGGCGATCTTAAGCTCAATACCTGGATACTGGCGGCGATATTCGGCGATCGGCCCTGCCATCATCATTCCTACCATGGGCGGAATCCCCAGTCTTAACACCCCTTTGTTCAGGTTGTTAATGTCTGCCAGTTCGTTTTTTAGCTGACGAAACTCACCCAGAATCGCCACGCCGCGCTCAAACACGGCGCGGCCGGTATCGGTCAGTACCAGGCGGCGCCCTTCGCGTAGTAATAGCGTACTGCCCAGCTCGTCTTCCAGGTTGCGCAACATTTTGCTGATGGTGGGTTGGGTGACAAACATCTTCTCCGCTGCCCGGGTGAAGCTCTGCTGACGAACCACCTCAACAAAGTAGCGCAGCGTTCTGATGTCCATAACTATTCCTGTTAACTATACCTGGGATGAGTTTAATTCATTACTTGCATTATCGAAGGCTTACTATACTGCACTCTCCGCTATTTTATCAGGGTCTGATGCTATGCCTGCGGCGCTACGCGCGATCAAGCCTGCTGTTTCCCGTTTAACCACGCCCTTCCAGGTGTTGCTGTACGCCGGTCTATTTCTGGTGGCGCAACAGATGGTCGGGCAGTTCCATCTTCCGTTGCCTGCTAATCTGGTAGGAATGTTGCTGCTATTTTCATTAATTATGCTGCGCGTTGTACCCGTTAACTGGGTACGTGATGGTGCCCGATGGCTGCTGGCAGAGATGCTGCTGTTCTTTGTTCCGGCGGTGGTGGCGGTGGTGAACTACACCCAGCTGCTGCTGGCCGATGGCTGGCGTATTCTGCTGGTGATTGCGCTCAGTACGCTGATGGTGTTGGGGGCTACCGGCTGGGTGGTGGAAAAGATCTACCGCTTCGAGGTGACGCGTGCGGCGCGCAAGGCAGCGGCCAGTGACTAATCTGCCGCTGAGTCTCTTTTGTCTGGGGTTGACCCTGGCGCTCTACTATCTCAACAAGCGATTGTGGCGCCGTTTTCGCAAACTGCCGCTGATGCCGCTGGTCTTTACGCCGCTGCTACTGGTGGCCGTGCTGGTCTTTGGGCATATTTCTTACCAGAACTATATCGCCCAGAGCCACTGGCTGATCTGGCTGCTGGGACCTGCGACCATCGCCTTTGCCGTGCCGGTGTATGAGAATCTGGCGCTGATTCGTCGCCACTGGATGTCGCTGTGCGCCGGAACGCTGACCGCCACGGTGGTCGCGGTGACCAGCTCGGTCTGGCTGGCGCGCTGGCTGATGTTGTCCGACGAGATCCAGCGTAGTCTGGC
This window encodes:
- a CDS encoding LrgB family protein; this encodes MTNLPLSLFCLGLTLALYYLNKRLWRRFRKLPLMPLVFTPLLLVAVLVFGHISYQNYIAQSHWLIWLLGPATIAFAVPVYENLALIRRHWMSLCAGTLTATVVAVTSSVWLARWLMLSDEIQRSLAVRSITTPFALAAAAPMGGQPDLVALFVVVTGVFGMAVGDVLFLRLAIREGVAKGAALGAASHGAGTARSCEMGPQEGMVASLVMMLSGVIMVLAAPLVARLLF
- a CDS encoding LysR family transcriptional regulator, which gives rise to MDIRTLRYFVEVVRQQSFTRAAEKMFVTQPTISKMLRNLEDELGSTLLLREGRRLVLTDTGRAVFERGVAILGEFRQLKNELADINNLNKGVLRLGIPPMVGMMMAGPIAEYRRQYPGIELKIAEFGGLKVQQAVMNSELDLAMTALTSNPDENLETLAFSSHPMCVLAPRSEPWLSRSGVALEELEAWPLLVYNEDFSLSRQMTQLFAEHQISPRIAVRSGQWDFLAAMVQANVGIAILPEPICQRLDKTNLVWLPLHSPLRWQLGMIWRRDGYLSQSARAWIDCCKAFWSVEP
- a CDS encoding CidA/LrgA family protein, coding for MPAALRAIKPAVSRLTTPFQVLLYAGLFLVAQQMVGQFHLPLPANLVGMLLLFSLIMLRVVPVNWVRDGARWLLAEMLLFFVPAVVAVVNYTQLLLADGWRILLVIALSTLMVLGATGWVVEKIYRFEVTRAARKAAASD